TTCACTCCAGACCGTAAGCGATGCGCATCAGGGACAACGGGTGTCGCAACTGCGCAGTCGGCAGGCCGTTTTCAGCCATGCCTTGTGCAATGTGATGACCGGCCAGTGCGCAGTCGCTGCTGATGTAGTCGGGTGCCTGATTTTCCGCGCCACTTTCTCCTGCCCGCTTGGCCATCGCCTTGAACACCGGCTTGCCGATTTTCATGGCCAGCGGGTGCGTACCGGTCTTGACGCCAT
This genomic stretch from Chthoniobacterales bacterium harbors:
- a CDS encoding Fe-S oxidoreductase; protein product: GVKTGTHPLAMKIGKPVFKAMAKRAGESGAENQAPDYISSDCALAGHHIAQGMAENGLPTAQLRHPLSLMRIAYGLE